In Paenibacillus sp. BIC5C1, a genomic segment contains:
- a CDS encoding M4 family metallopeptidase, with translation MKFSKVMPTILGGALLLASVSSAAAAPLSDQSIPLQAPYASEEGISLNSGSDETIFNFLGQQEQFLNSDVKSQLKIIKRTTDTSGVRHFRLKQYIKGIPVYGAEQTIHLDKTGQVSSALGDLPPVEEQAIPNDGVAEISAEDAIKIASEEATSRVGELGEPQKTPEAELNIYHNEEDDQTYLVYITEVNVLDPAPLRTKYFVNAVDGSIVSQYDIINFATGTGTGVLGDTKTLTTTQSGSTFQLKDTTRGKGIETYTASNRSTIPGTLLTDSDNVWTDRAGVDAHAYAAATYDFYKNKFNRNGLDGNGLLIKSTVHYGSNYNNAFWNGVQIVFGDGDGTTFTSLSGDLDVVGHELTHGVIENTANLEYRNEPGALNEAFADIFGNTIQSKNWLIGDDIYTPNIAGDALRSLSNPTLYGQPDKYADRYTGTADNGGVHTNSGIINKAYYLAAQGGTHNGVTVTGIGRDKAIQIFYSTLVNYLTPTSKFAAAKTATIQAAKDLYGATSAEATAITKAYQAVGL, from the coding sequence ATGAAATTTTCTAAAGTTATGCCAACAATTCTTGGAGGAGCTCTTTTGCTCGCTTCCGTATCTTCTGCTGCTGCAGCTCCATTGTCTGATCAGTCCATTCCATTGCAGGCCCCTTATGCCTCTGAGGAGGGTATCTCGTTGAACAGCGGCTCTGACGAAACGATCTTCAATTTCCTTGGACAACAGGAACAATTCCTGAATTCCGACGTGAAATCCCAACTCAAAATTATTAAAAGAACTACAGACACCTCTGGTGTACGACACTTCCGCCTGAAACAGTACATTAAAGGAATTCCAGTGTACGGTGCCGAGCAAACGATCCACTTAGACAAAACTGGCCAGGTTTCATCCGCACTTGGTGATCTCCCACCAGTTGAAGAACAAGCTATCCCTAATGACGGTGTCGCTGAAATCAGCGCAGAAGATGCGATCAAGATTGCATCGGAAGAAGCCACTTCCCGCGTTGGAGAGCTTGGCGAACCTCAGAAAACCCCTGAAGCGGAACTGAACATTTACCATAATGAGGAAGATGACCAAACCTACCTTGTTTACATTACCGAAGTCAATGTGCTGGACCCCGCCCCACTACGTACCAAATATTTCGTAAATGCCGTTGACGGCAGTATCGTTTCTCAATATGACATCATCAACTTCGCAACAGGCACAGGTACAGGTGTACTTGGTGATACCAAGACCCTTACAACTACCCAATCCGGCAGTACCTTCCAACTGAAAGATACCACTCGCGGAAAAGGGATTGAAACCTACACCGCAAGCAATCGCTCCACCATTCCTGGTACTCTCCTGACGGATTCCGATAATGTATGGACTGATCGTGCCGGAGTAGATGCCCATGCCTATGCTGCTGCCACGTATGATTTCTACAAAAACAAATTCAACCGTAACGGTCTGGATGGTAACGGCTTGCTGATTAAATCCACGGTACATTACGGCTCCAATTACAATAACGCGTTCTGGAACGGGGTACAGATTGTATTTGGTGACGGAGATGGTACAACCTTTACTTCCCTGTCCGGTGATCTGGACGTCGTTGGTCATGAATTGACTCACGGAGTCATTGAGAACACGGCCAATCTGGAGTATCGCAATGAGCCGGGCGCATTGAACGAAGCCTTCGCAGATATCTTCGGCAATACCATCCAAAGCAAAAACTGGTTGATAGGTGATGACATTTACACACCTAACATTGCAGGCGATGCACTGCGCTCCCTATCCAACCCTACATTGTATGGACAACCTGACAAATACGCTGACCGTTATACTGGAACAGCTGACAATGGAGGCGTTCATACCAACAGCGGTATCATTAACAAAGCCTACTATCTTGCTGCTCAAGGCGGCACACATAATGGCGTGACTGTAACAGGAATCGGGCGTGATAAAGCCATTCAGATTTTCTACAGCACACTTGTGAACTATCTGACGCCTACATCCAAATTTGCTGCTGCCAAAACAGCGACAATCCAAGCCGCTAAAGATCTGTACGGAGCAACTTCTGCTGAAGCTACTGCAATTACCAAAGCTTATCAAGCCGTAGGACTGTAA
- a CDS encoding WIAG-tail domain has translation MSKKGNKKVPTPKLRHVSPKFKELDLTNRRSDTMDSGFTSNREERLNTNKRNSKAIQASDEFLSESMELPASTNEMEDLDILTKVVKPEPVESDSEKVVETQDNLEKQIQVSSVAPLVLEEEVGINKLETASRDRLQILNQNQMPGHTGHYIYTDDLSEFAVTESKLAPFSVDASKLKPDAVGSEALQDYAVTSIHIADGAIVSAKLAEASVSEEHLIDGSVSGHKIRNASIAGEKIRDGSITSQKLGNQVIDSAKIADGSIGTRHLSRMLVTEELIKNHAVTGDKIAISGVDTRHLTGGAVHTSKLADDAVTTSKIREGAVTGSKIEEQSIESHHIQAGAVKQTHLAEGAVGRSQLSNGSIGSDQIEDGSIQTRHLAEGSLSGRHLLDGSIGSSQIRARAVGKEQIGNGEVYNEHLTEGAVTSSKLADQSVGTAKLLEQSITASKISDQSVISSKIADEAVQGKHLAKGSIRAEHIANRGITPVHVDNSAIHSIHIASGSIETTHLSTGSVSGDALADGVVSERHLAESAVGTYELQDAAVTDVKLADGSVTTEKLGTASVSSRVLAPGSVISSHLASGGVTGTHLAPGSVGSEALRPYAVKSEHLTEHAVGVPHLQPGSVETDAIARAAVTTDKLAIDSVTSAQLAGGSVFPPHLTDHAVTSPKLSPESVATDKLADFAVTSAKLADGSVTSSKIMAESINAKHIPAGTIRGYHLKQHAVSLEHLSEEIRSPELFADGSITGNKLRHGSVTANHLTADSVSGTELQQAAVGSEHLQPSVVQSVHLVEGSVKSEHLGTHVVSSQHLKADIILEEHIAEQVVTSHHLAPGSVETDHLAPLSITAAHLQPGLISGLHLQAESTSAIHLQQGSVHSRHIQDGEILPHHIHERSIGTSHLEEEAVSTIILQDESVTRSKLASGSVDGSKLAAGTVSATHIADESVQTRHIQEGAILANHIQECSIGSVHLEEESVSAVHLQNGSVTSDKLADGSINGSKLLEGTVSGIHIASESVQSGHIQADAIHADHIQERSIGTTHLEEEAVCAIHLQNGSVISAKLADSSVTGSKLLEDAVSGIHIASESVQSRHIQEGAILADHIQEHSIGMYHLEEEAVSAIHLQNGSVTSAKLADGSVNGSKLVEGAVSDIHIADDSVQSRHIQEGTILADHIQERSIGTAHLEEESVSAIHLQNGSVTSAKLADGSINGSKLLEGTVSGIHIASESVQSGHIQAGAIHADHIEERSIGTAHLEEEAVSAVHLQNGSVTSAKLADGSINSSKLLENTVSGIHIAPESVQSRHIQEGAILADHIQENSIGTSHLEEESVSAVNLQNGSVTSAKLADGSVSGSKLLEDTVSDVHISNGSIQSRHIQERAIHADHIQERSIGISHLKAESVSAIHLHNGSITSAKLADGSVNGNKLLEGAVSAIHIADKSVESRHIQDGTIHADHIQERSIRTTHLEEEAVGGVHLQNGSVTSAKLADGSVTGSKLSEQSITSNHLNAGIVGPAHLSEEIWNAIRQFSGETLEQLAAIKKQEALLQAGSEAVPPSQPAIVVEPSSVDLMETQFIQTSSQELGQQQEHLSQANQLGDSLTTAGTVQPQSEFSQEIDGNKEFKLREQAVKQEHLSDGAVGSSQLQHGAVGPEHLSFQPVRSVSRQPVVQQFGMEAFILPEDEQCVEVTVAFEESFISEHYVIVAMCNDRGFQVSLLSQSEDEAVLEVSRTAGSTHTYGLLSWIAAGPSV, from the coding sequence CAACAAGCTAGAAACAGCGAGCAGGGACCGACTGCAGATCCTGAACCAGAACCAGATGCCAGGTCATACCGGACACTATATCTACACGGACGACTTGAGTGAATTTGCTGTTACGGAGAGCAAACTGGCTCCTTTCTCTGTGGATGCCTCCAAGCTGAAACCGGATGCGGTCGGCAGTGAAGCATTGCAGGATTATGCGGTGACCAGCATTCACATTGCAGACGGGGCAATTGTTTCTGCGAAACTTGCGGAAGCGTCTGTATCTGAGGAGCACCTGATTGACGGCTCCGTGTCTGGTCACAAAATACGAAATGCTTCTATTGCCGGTGAGAAAATCAGAGATGGCAGCATTACTTCTCAGAAGCTTGGCAACCAGGTAATCGATTCGGCCAAAATTGCCGATGGTTCCATCGGCACAAGACATCTCAGCCGTATGCTGGTAACGGAAGAATTAATCAAGAATCATGCCGTAACTGGAGACAAAATCGCGATTAGCGGCGTGGACACAAGGCATCTCACGGGAGGAGCTGTGCATACCTCCAAACTGGCTGACGATGCAGTGACCACATCCAAAATTCGTGAAGGTGCTGTCACAGGCAGCAAAATCGAAGAACAATCCATTGAGTCTCACCATATTCAGGCAGGTGCTGTTAAACAGACACATTTGGCAGAAGGGGCTGTAGGTCGTTCACAGCTATCAAATGGTAGTATTGGAAGTGACCAGATTGAGGATGGATCCATACAAACAAGACATTTAGCTGAGGGTTCGCTAAGTGGAAGACATCTACTGGACGGTTCAATCGGTTCAAGCCAGATTCGCGCTCGTGCAGTTGGCAAGGAGCAGATTGGCAATGGAGAAGTATACAATGAGCATTTGACGGAAGGCGCAGTAACCAGCAGCAAATTGGCAGACCAGTCTGTTGGAACAGCAAAATTGCTGGAACAGTCCATTACGGCCTCCAAGATTTCCGATCAGAGCGTCATTTCTTCCAAAATTGCAGATGAAGCTGTACAGGGCAAGCATCTTGCCAAAGGGTCCATTCGTGCGGAACACATTGCGAATCGGGGAATCACGCCGGTACATGTGGATAATTCCGCAATTCACTCCATTCACATTGCAAGTGGAAGCATTGAGACAACCCATCTATCTACTGGAAGTGTGTCCGGAGATGCTCTCGCAGATGGCGTGGTGTCTGAGCGGCATCTTGCAGAGTCGGCAGTAGGTACGTATGAATTGCAGGATGCTGCCGTTACAGACGTTAAGCTCGCGGATGGAAGTGTGACAACAGAAAAGCTTGGAACGGCATCGGTTAGTAGCAGAGTGCTTGCTCCGGGAAGTGTTATATCCTCGCATCTTGCGAGTGGTGGAGTCACAGGTACACATCTGGCACCAGGCAGCGTGGGTTCCGAGGCCCTGAGACCTTATGCCGTAAAATCGGAACACCTGACAGAACATGCCGTGGGTGTACCTCATCTTCAGCCAGGCAGTGTTGAAACGGATGCTATTGCCCGGGCCGCGGTCACAACAGACAAATTGGCTATTGATAGTGTAACTTCAGCCCAGTTGGCTGGAGGGTCCGTTTTTCCGCCTCATCTAACAGATCATGCGGTTACCTCCCCCAAGCTCTCACCAGAGAGTGTTGCCACAGATAAACTGGCGGATTTTGCTGTCACGTCAGCTAAACTGGCAGATGGCAGCGTGACTTCTTCCAAGATTATGGCAGAGAGCATTAACGCCAAACATATTCCAGCAGGAACCATTCGCGGTTATCACCTGAAGCAGCATGCCGTTTCACTGGAACATTTGTCGGAGGAAATACGTTCACCAGAATTATTCGCCGATGGCAGTATTACCGGCAACAAACTGCGGCATGGGTCCGTTACTGCGAACCATTTGACAGCGGACTCGGTATCCGGGACAGAATTACAACAGGCTGCTGTAGGTAGCGAGCACTTGCAGCCATCCGTTGTGCAATCCGTCCATCTGGTTGAAGGAAGCGTGAAGTCTGAGCATTTGGGAACTCATGTAGTGAGTTCACAGCATCTGAAGGCAGACATCATTCTTGAGGAACATATTGCTGAACAGGTGGTCACATCCCATCACTTGGCACCTGGATCTGTCGAAACTGACCATCTGGCACCTTTATCCATTACAGCAGCTCATCTTCAGCCAGGTTTGATCAGTGGTTTGCATCTTCAGGCAGAGTCGACAAGTGCTATTCACCTGCAGCAAGGATCCGTACATTCCCGTCATATTCAAGATGGTGAAATTCTTCCTCATCATATCCATGAACGCAGCATCGGAACGTCCCATCTGGAAGAAGAAGCAGTAAGTACGATTATATTACAGGATGAATCTGTAACACGCTCAAAACTGGCGAGTGGTAGTGTTGATGGCAGTAAATTAGCCGCAGGGACAGTATCGGCTACCCACATTGCAGACGAAAGTGTGCAAACCCGCCATATCCAAGAAGGAGCAATCCTTGCTAATCATATTCAAGAGTGCAGTATTGGCTCAGTTCATCTGGAAGAGGAGTCTGTAAGTGCGGTTCATTTGCAAAATGGATCTGTAACGAGTGACAAACTGGCGGATGGCAGTATAAACGGCAGCAAATTGCTCGAAGGTACGGTATCAGGGATCCATATTGCATCCGAAAGTGTGCAATCCGGGCATATTCAGGCAGACGCCATCCATGCTGACCATATTCAGGAGCGAAGCATAGGCACAACCCATCTGGAAGAGGAAGCAGTATGTGCGATTCACCTGCAAAATGGGTCCGTTATCAGTGCTAAACTGGCCGACAGCAGTGTAACCGGCAGCAAATTGCTCGAAGATGCGGTGTCGGGAATCCATATCGCTTCTGAAAGTGTGCAATCCCGCCATATCCAGGAAGGAGCGATCCTTGCTGACCACATTCAGGAGCACAGCATCGGCATGTATCACTTGGAAGAGGAAGCAGTAAGTGCCATTCATCTCCAAAATGGATCTGTAACAAGTGCCAAGTTGGCTGACGGCAGTGTAAACGGCAGCAAGTTGGTTGAAGGAGCGGTATCGGATATCCACATTGCAGACGATAGTGTGCAATCCCGTCATATTCAGGAGGGAACAATCCTTGCTGATCATATTCAAGAGCGCAGCATAGGCACAGCCCATTTGGAAGAAGAGTCGGTAAGTGCAATTCATTTGCAAAATGGATCTGTAACGAGTGCCAAACTGGCGGACGGCAGTATAAACGGCAGCAAGCTACTCGAAGGTACGGTATCCGGGATTCATATCGCATCGGAAAGTGTGCAATCCGGGCATATTCAGGCAGGAGCCATTCATGCTGATCATATTGAGGAGCGCAGCATAGGCACAGCCCATCTGGAAGAGGAAGCAGTAAGTGCAGTTCATCTGCAAAACGGGTCCGTAACAAGTGCCAAACTGGCCGATGGCAGCATTAATAGCAGCAAATTACTCGAAAATACCGTATCGGGAATTCATATTGCACCGGAAAGTGTGCAAAGCCGGCATATCCAGGAAGGAGCGATTCTCGCTGACCATATTCAGGAGAATAGTATCGGCACGTCCCATCTGGAAGAGGAATCGGTCAGTGCGGTAAATCTGCAAAATGGATCTGTAACGAGTGCCAAATTGGCTGATGGCAGCGTGAGCGGCAGCAAATTGCTTGAAGATACGGTGTCAGATGTCCACATCTCAAATGGAAGTATACAATCCCGCCATATCCAAGAGAGAGCCATCCATGCTGACCATATTCAAGAGCGTAGTATTGGGATCTCCCACCTCAAAGCGGAATCAGTCAGTGCGATTCATCTGCACAATGGTTCCATAACAAGTGCCAAACTGGCCGACGGCAGTGTGAATGGTAATAAATTGCTTGAAGGAGCGGTATCGGCTATCCACATTGCAGATAAAAGTGTGGAATCTCGGCATATTCAGGATGGAACGATTCATGCTGATCATATTCAAGAACGCAGTATTCGCACAACCCATCTAGAAGAGGAAGCAGTAGGCGGGGTACATCTGCAAAATGGATCAGTCACAAGTGCCAAATTGGCCGACGGCAGTGTAACTGGCAGCAAACTGAGTGAACAAAGCATTACCTCCAATCACTTGAATGCGGGAATTGTAGGTCCGGCCCATTTGAGCGAAGAGATATGGAATGCGATTCGTCAGTTCAGTGGAGAAACGCTCGAACAACTGGCAGCGATCAAAAAACAAGAGGCATTGCTTCAAGCGGGAAGTGAGGCTGTACCACCATCACAACCGGCAATTGTCGTGGAACCCTCAAGTGTCGATCTGATGGAAACGCAGTTTATCCAGACGTCGAGTCAGGAGCTGGGGCAACAACAAGAGCATCTATCGCAAGCTAACCAGCTTGGAGATTCATTGACGACAGCTGGCACGGTCCAGCCACAGTCTGAATTTTCACAAGAGATCGATGGAAATAAGGAGTTCAAGCTGAGGGAGCAAGCAGTTAAGCAGGAGCATTTGAGTGATGGAGCTGTTGGAAGCAGCCAGTTGCAGCATGGAGCTGTGGGTCCTGAACACCTGTCATTCCAGCCCGTACGGAGTGTCAGCCGTCAGCCTGTGGTGCAGCAGTTCGGTATGGAGGCCTTTATACTGCCTGAGGATGAACAGTGCGTGGAAGTAACGGTAGCCTTTGAGGAGTCGTTTATATCGGAGCATTATGTGATTGTTGCTATGTGTAATGATCGGGGATTCCAGGTGTCACTCCTCTCCCAGAGTGAGGATGAAGCCGTGCTGGAAGTGTCACGTACTGCGGGCTCCACACACACCTACGGATTGTTATCATGGATTGCCGCTGGGCCTTCAGTGTAA
- a CDS encoding glycosyltransferase family 2 protein: protein MLQKRGNTAFYAAKSKLAQRKAHLKKRRLKSAYKKGTKAYKYVIPPVEQTELPAFGAEHAMRETLAQGSADSHKPLLSVIIPAMNEERTIGAVVRRALRICRDAEVLVIVNGSTDGTAAAAKRAGAKVLRYAEALGHDGGRRIGAEAARGRVLLFTDADIPIPAEHLAPYVRAILDGTDVALNDYNGPVARIPVHPVVEAKHALNSMLARPDLQGASMTAIPHALSRRALEVIGADTLEIPPLAHAKAVTSGLKVRAVHHVPVGKMNAVRVKKRSGPDPLSQVVWNDHLTAIRWITDTLGPRGGYSDLQRVRSLTR, encoded by the coding sequence GTGTTGCAAAAACGCGGCAATACAGCTTTTTATGCAGCTAAATCGAAGCTGGCACAAAGAAAAGCGCATTTAAAGAAGCGTCGTTTGAAATCTGCCTACAAAAAGGGTACAAAGGCCTACAAGTACGTGATTCCACCCGTGGAGCAAACGGAATTGCCAGCATTCGGAGCTGAGCATGCGATGAGAGAGACACTTGCACAAGGTTCAGCGGACTCGCATAAACCACTGCTTTCGGTCATTATACCTGCCATGAATGAAGAGCGAACCATTGGTGCAGTCGTCCGTCGGGCACTGCGGATATGCCGTGATGCTGAAGTGCTTGTTATTGTGAATGGTTCAACGGATGGAACGGCAGCAGCGGCAAAAAGAGCGGGGGCAAAGGTTCTTCGTTATGCCGAAGCTTTGGGACATGATGGAGGAAGAAGAATCGGTGCAGAGGCAGCTCGTGGCAGGGTGCTGTTGTTCACGGATGCAGACATTCCAATTCCGGCAGAACATCTTGCGCCTTATGTGCGAGCAATTTTGGATGGAACGGATGTGGCCCTTAATGATTATAACGGGCCGGTGGCGCGTATCCCTGTTCACCCTGTGGTAGAGGCCAAACATGCGCTAAACAGCATGCTAGCCAGACCTGATCTGCAAGGAGCTTCCATGACAGCCATTCCGCATGCCTTAAGTCGCAGGGCACTTGAAGTGATTGGTGCGGACACACTGGAGATTCCACCGTTGGCACATGCAAAGGCGGTTACCAGCGGGTTGAAGGTGCGTGCCGTTCATCATGTACCTGTAGGCAAAATGAACGCAGTTCGAGTCAAGAAACGAAGCGGACCTGACCCGCTCAGTCAAGTGGTATGGAATGATCATCTGACAGCGATCAGGTGGATAACCGATACGCTTGGTCCACGCGGAGGATATTCTGATCTGCAGCGTGTTCGTAGCCTGACGAGGTGA
- a CDS encoding sugar phosphate nucleotidyltransferase — translation MKGVILAGGTGTRLYPLTRLINKHLIPVGKHPMIMYGIDRLRQAGIEEILIVINKHSAGLYTEYLGGGADHGVKLTYRIQEKAGGIAEALDLATSFILPGEKFVVLLGDNLFSDDLKPYVDRYLQQPAGTARVLLKEVDDARRYGVPVFDPKHPERIAYIEEKPSDPKTSYCVTGIYMYDDHVFNLIQNIAPSARGELEITDVNNHYAAAGGLEYDILQKYWSDAGTFQSLQEAAIRMKGQLP, via the coding sequence ATGAAAGGTGTAATTCTTGCTGGCGGAACAGGAACACGACTGTATCCTCTGACCCGGCTGATTAACAAGCATCTGATTCCAGTCGGCAAGCATCCGATGATTATGTATGGCATCGACAGACTCCGCCAGGCAGGCATTGAAGAGATATTGATAGTGATCAACAAACATTCCGCTGGGTTATACACGGAGTATTTGGGTGGTGGAGCAGATCATGGCGTCAAGCTGACGTATCGGATTCAGGAAAAGGCAGGCGGGATTGCTGAAGCATTGGATCTGGCGACATCGTTTATCCTTCCTGGAGAGAAATTTGTTGTGCTGCTGGGTGACAATCTGTTTAGCGACGATTTGAAGCCTTATGTGGATCGGTATTTGCAGCAGCCCGCGGGCACAGCTCGTGTATTGCTCAAAGAAGTGGACGATGCACGGCGGTATGGGGTGCCGGTGTTTGATCCAAAGCATCCGGAACGAATTGCATACATTGAGGAAAAACCGAGTGATCCCAAGACCTCTTATTGTGTTACTGGCATATATATGTATGATGACCATGTATTTAACCTTATTCAAAACATTGCACCTTCTGCACGCGGCGAACTCGAAATTACGGACGTGAACAATCATTATGCAGCAGCTGGAGGACTGGAATACGATATTTTGCAAAAATATTGGAGTG
- a CDS encoding glycosyltransferase family A protein, translating to MKERSGRDRRQRIAGRRTRRNRTRTIGRKNPTKSPLKSSTASRSTTNSSILQEAFRAGQRAGCKALESEQSIEQHARSAWQEHEATISAELRGYSAAMHAGKAFMQGYTHAAGRSLNIIPIALNKPAAAVVCACNEELTLGQVLVQLKRLPLTDIVVVLNGTTDNSLAQVLEQPGITLVYEPDRAGHDVGRALGAKMTEAETLLFVDGDMVVPAEQLAPFLYAVDRGDDVALNNLSSLLPPFARQDEVSRIKAYLNRVLNRSDLGSNSLTAVPHALSRNMIQIVKPEALAVPPKAQSLAIQHGLKVTAPSQVDVIRSNRLRSTNTGSGNEVAQLIIGDHLEAIATWLDMGDNMSQARSISRAEVAYRRNAR from the coding sequence ATGAAGGAGCGTTCAGGGCGCGATCGTCGGCAACGGATAGCAGGCAGACGAACAAGAAGGAACAGAACCAGAACCATAGGCAGGAAGAACCCGACAAAATCGCCGTTAAAGAGTTCGACCGCGAGCAGGTCGACTACGAACAGCTCTATATTACAAGAAGCGTTCCGCGCAGGGCAACGGGCAGGATGCAAGGCATTGGAAAGTGAGCAATCGATTGAACAACATGCACGTTCAGCATGGCAGGAGCATGAGGCTACTATCTCAGCGGAGCTAAGGGGATATTCTGCTGCAATGCACGCAGGGAAAGCATTTATGCAGGGTTATACTCATGCTGCAGGGCGTTCATTGAATATCATTCCAATTGCCCTAAATAAACCTGCGGCTGCAGTCGTCTGTGCATGCAATGAGGAACTTACGCTGGGGCAAGTACTTGTACAACTGAAACGTTTACCGCTGACGGATATCGTTGTGGTATTGAATGGAACAACGGACAACAGTTTAGCACAGGTGCTTGAACAGCCTGGTATCACACTCGTCTATGAACCTGATCGAGCAGGACATGATGTAGGCCGCGCCTTGGGGGCCAAAATGACGGAGGCAGAGACCCTTCTCTTTGTGGATGGGGATATGGTCGTCCCGGCAGAGCAACTCGCCCCGTTTCTGTATGCGGTCGACCGTGGAGATGATGTTGCGCTGAACAATCTTTCATCCCTTTTGCCTCCATTTGCCCGCCAGGATGAAGTGAGCCGCATCAAGGCATATCTCAACCGCGTGCTTAATCGTTCTGATCTGGGTTCCAATTCGTTGACGGCCGTACCCCATGCCCTCTCGCGTAACATGATCCAGATCGTAAAACCGGAGGCGCTGGCAGTTCCTCCCAAGGCGCAAAGTCTGGCCATTCAGCACGGATTAAAAGTGACTGCGCCCAGTCAGGTGGATGTCATTCGTTCCAATCGTCTGCGCTCAACTAATACGGGCAGCGGCAACGAAGTCGCTCAATTGATCATTGGCGATCATCTGGAGGCGATTGCAACCTGGCTGGACATGGGCGACAATATGTCACAAGCTCGATCCATTTCCCGTGCAGAAGTAGCCTACAGGAGGAACGCCAGATGA
- a CDS encoding glycosyltransferase family 2 protein translates to MTLTSIIIPTYNGLDLLKPCIEAIRKYTDPHTPYEIIVVDNGSVDGTAAYCAWERIRFVRLPDNRGFPAACNAGLRAACGDELLLLNNDVTVTTRWLENLRAALYSEANIGITGPVTNYASGIQQVELEFRDMAHFQELAAANNIVDSSRWKEVRRIVGLCMLIRRSVMEDIGVLDEVYSPGHYEDDDYCYRACQKGYRLLVCGDVLVHHRGSASFLKTDPVAWKQLLERNRSIFINKWHVDPLKYIETSDEGGIVE, encoded by the coding sequence ATGACACTGACGAGTATTATTATTCCAACGTACAACGGGCTGGATCTGCTGAAACCATGTATCGAAGCCATTCGAAAATATACCGATCCTCATACACCATATGAAATCATCGTTGTGGATAATGGCTCGGTTGATGGAACAGCAGCGTATTGTGCCTGGGAACGAATTCGTTTTGTCCGGTTACCGGACAATCGGGGGTTTCCGGCGGCTTGCAATGCGGGGCTCCGTGCAGCCTGTGGTGATGAGCTGTTGCTATTGAATAATGATGTTACGGTTACTACCCGCTGGCTCGAAAATCTGAGGGCAGCCCTCTACAGTGAAGCAAACATTGGTATTACAGGTCCGGTGACCAACTACGCAAGTGGTATCCAGCAGGTGGAGCTTGAGTTCCGGGACATGGCACATTTTCAGGAACTCGCTGCTGCCAACAATATTGTCGATTCTTCCAGGTGGAAGGAAGTCAGACGGATTGTCGGCTTATGCATGCTCATACGGCGAAGTGTGATGGAGGACATTGGTGTGCTTGACGAAGTCTATTCGCCGGGACACTATGAAGATGACGATTATTGCTACAGGGCCTGCCAGAAAGGCTATCGTTTGCTGGTATGCGGAGATGTCCTGGTACATCATCGCGGCAGCGCGAGTTTCCTGAAGACCGATCCTGTAGCATGGAAACAGTTGCTTGAGCGCAATCGATCCATTTTTATCAACAAATGGCATGTCGATCCCCTTAAATATATTGAGACATCCGATGAAGGAGGGATAGTGGAATGA